The Xiphophorus maculatus strain JP 163 A chromosome 21, X_maculatus-5.0-male, whole genome shotgun sequence genome window below encodes:
- the ppp1r3g gene encoding LOW QUALITY PROTEIN: protein phosphatase 1 regulatory subunit 3G (The sequence of the model RefSeq protein was modified relative to this genomic sequence to represent the inferred CDS: deleted 1 base in 1 codon), protein MIRSAPPCGPNRAGQQNGLRDEEEDEEGDLEDEVDASHLEKFMRDRRRARSLPAYPAALLDGGRKRVKFADSMGLSLARIKHFSVQEDPQVPPKVLSRYQSFPPQQPDPRTRPEPPRLLACFPEPRDAERRVRELRVCLERLAVTRFELRGQVRVLRGCAVREVGVRLTYNDWLCYVDAQAVPVPVPEQPGSESVRFGFTVFTPPFMDPGAAVHFAVFLRSDEGEFWDNNQGQNYSLRYRNHCQDEPGRPDPEPAGEASPSF, encoded by the exons ATGATCCGCTCAGCTCCGCCGTGCGGGCCGAACCGGGCCGGCCAGCAGAACGGCCTGCgggatgaagaggaggatgaggagggggACCTGGAGGACGAGGTGGACGCGTCGCACCTGGAGAAGTTCATGCGGGACCGGAGGAGAGCCCGGTCGCTGCCCGCGTATCCCGCCGCGCTGCTGGACGGCGGCAGGAAGCGGGTCAAGTTCGCGGACTCGATGGGTCTGAGCCTGGCCCGCATCAAGCACTTCAGCGTCCAGGAGGACCCGCAGGTCCCGCCCAAGGTG TTGTCCCGGTACCAGAGCTTCCCCCCGCAGCAGCCGGACCCGCGGACCAGGCCGGAGCCGCCGCGGCTGCTGGCCTGCTTCCCCGAGCCGCGGGACGCGGAGCGGCGGGTTCGGGAGCTGCGGGTCTGCCTGGAGAGGCTGGCCGTGACCCGGTTCGAGCTGAGGGGCCAGGTGCGGGTCCTGCGGGGCTGCGCCGTCAGGGAGGTCGGGGTTCGGCTCACCTACAACGACTGGCTGTGCTACGTGGACGCGCAGGCGGTGCCGGTCCCGGTGCCGGAGCAGCCCGGGTCGGAGTCGGTCCGGTTCGGCTTCACCGTGTTCACTCCGCCCTTCATGGACCCGGGCGCCGCGGTGCACTTCGCCGTGTTCCTGCGCAGCGACGAGGGAGAGTTCTGGGACAACAACCAGGGCCAGAACTACTCGCTCCGGTACCGGAACCACTGCCAGGACGAGCCGGGCCGCCCGGACCCCGAGCCGGCCGGAGAGGCTTCTCCATCCTTCTGA
- the c21h18orf63 gene encoding uncharacterized protein C18orf63 homolog, producing MSGVGPKSLFFLGLPDLSQLVCVTLSPQEEEQQEPRTNQIKTCRELVLLYSDILACPALDSITDVTAVMSVHFLQRGVLQAFAIRNRLQLGGPHTAFPGDLQCCLSYSLISRLAPSWNKAGLYLISGADFLTRQGMLSAVSLEMNTSGDRLSLSIEASAVRTPPPTLDNLGLPAPVLQRFCSDPEFILDPSSTGGPVWCHVLPSMKKGQIISISRQLPRDGPFRTYGDLQNHWNRLYGYRLPDLEGGGVYCSVYFRPVGEKVFTYPLSCIRLQPVQRCPRGDLQGALARFLADSSERLQSVCGFPTRLTSKPSYPMAGLTTAASMQVLSSDQINLTTRPVLSQPAPSSRADPPAWVPLSQQGGALPGSRSGNSLWYRPEARFPSARFPAARSPSAHPSSSQNQHQSDHSRFVSSFFQHFQPASSLPPLPQPGPVPVNPPPKLVPIFRNNDPTCRLSVALLRVQKQQNRGMEDKRRLTLPLPVGSRTTPSSSSSSFSSSSAAPLPPPPLIVPRFARRPKSRSAAVPQSSGQSRVTRISSLSPVFKAKAAIIIPPRTKPSRTSGTVRPERAADRWKAAGPESIAPRSIMKTSREAGPEGSTKPEPTLPHRETASSRKTVGFDLKEKHNKSKVSVEDVEKMARSNQWSGLSGRSLLLWLRNRGIPVSSKLRKEELMMKVMSCLAEA from the exons ATGAGCGGCGTCGGGCCCAAGTCGTTGTTCTTCCTCGGACTTCCGGACCTGAGCCAGTTGGTCTGCGTCACGCTGAGTCcgcaggaggaagagcagcaggagCCCAGGACCAATCAGATCAAGACCTGCAG GGAGCTGGTGCTGCTGTACTCGGACATCCTGGCCTGTCCTGCTCTGGACTCCATCACTGACGTCACTGCAGTCATGTCT GTCCACTTCCTGCAGCGCGGCGTCCTTCAGGCCTTTGCCATCAGAAACCGTCTGCAG ctgGGCGGTCCTCACACGGCGTTTCCAGGCGACCTGCAGTGCTGCCTCTCTTACTCTCTGATCAGCCGTTTGGCTCCCAGCTGGAACAAAGCAGGACTTTACCTGATCTCAG GGGCAGACTTCCTGACCCGGCAAGGAATGCTCAGCGCCGTCA gtctGGAGATGAACACCAGCGGCGATCGGCTGAGCCTCAGCATCGAAGCCAGCGCCGTCAGAACGCCGCCGCCAACG CTGGACAACCTTGGGCTGCCGGCGCCGGTCCTCCAGAGGTTCTGCAGCGACCCGGAATTCATCCTGGACCCGTCCTCCACTGGGGGACCCGTCTGGTGCCACGTCCTGCCTAG CATGAAGAAGGGtcagatcatcagcatcagccgcCAGCTGCCCAGAGACGGACCCTTCCGGACCTACGGAGACCTTCAGAACCACTGGAACCGCCTG TACGGCTACCGGCTGCCGGACCTGGAGGGGGGCGGAGTCTACTGCAGCGTCTACTTCAGACCGGTGGGAGAGAAAGTCTTCAC TTACCCTCTCAGCTGTATCCGCCTGCAGCCTGTGCAGCGCTGCCCCCGGGGcgacctgcagggggcgctggcCCGCTTCCTGGCCGACAGCAGCGAGCGGCTGCAGAGCGTGTGCGGCTTCCCGACCCGTCTGACCAGTAAACCCAGTTACCCCATGGCCGGCCTGACCACCGCTGCCTCCATGCAG GTTCTGAGTTCGGACCAGATCAACCTGACCACCAGGCCGGTTCTGTCCCAGCCTGCGCCGTCCTCCCGGGCCGACCCGCCCGCCTGGGTCCCGCTCTCCCAGCAGGGCGGCGCTCTTCCAGGAAGCAGATCTGGGAACTCGCTGTGGTACCGTCCGGAGGCCCGGTTCCCTTCGGCCCGGTTCCCTGCAGCCCGGTCCCCGTCAGCCCACCCGTCCTCCAGTCAGAACCAGCACCAGTCGGACCACTCCCGATTCGTTTCCTCTTTCTTCCAACACTTCCAGCCGGCTTCatccctccctcctcttcctcagcccGGTCCGGTCCCAGTGAACCCGCCTCCCAAACTGGTTCCCATCTTCAGGAACAACGACCCGACCTGCCGGCTCAGCGTGGCTCTGCTGCGAGTCCAGAAGCAGCAGAACCGAGGGATGGAGGACAAACGCAGACTCACCCTGCCGCTTCCTGTTGGGTCACGAACCAcaccttcctcttcctcttcttccttctcctcttcctcagctgcacccctccctcctcctcctctcatcGTCCCCCGATTCGCCCGCCGCCCTAAAAGCCGGAGCGCCGCCGTTCCTCAGTCGTCGGGTCAGTCCAGGGTCACCCGGATCTCCAGCCTCAGCCCGGTGTTCAAGGCGAAAGCAGCCATCATCATCCCACCCAGAACCAAACCCAGCAGAACCTCTGGGACGGTCCGACCCGAACGGGCCGCCGACCGCTGGAAGGCAGCGGGACCCGAAAGCATCGCCCCCAGGAGCATCATGAAAACCAGCAGAGAGGCCGGCCCTGAAGGCAGCACCAAACCAGAACCAACCCTGCCGCACAGGGAGACCGCCAGCAGCAGGAAG ACGGTCGGCTTCGAtctgaaagagaaacacaaCAAGTCCAAAGTTTCAGTGGAAGACGTGGAGAAAATGGCCAGAAGCAACCAG TGGTCCGGCCTGAGCGGCCGCTCTCTACTGCTGTGGCTCAGGAACAGAGGAATCCCTGTGAGCTCCAAGCTGAGGAAGGAGGAGCtgatgatgaaggtgatgaGCTGCCTGGCCGAGGCCTGA
- the LOC102232156 gene encoding cytochrome b5 encodes MGEKQEKSPEGVKYFRLSEIEEQNSFKSTWIIIHNKVYDVTKFLDEHPGGEEVLREQAGGNATESFEDVGHSTDAREMAASMVIGELHPDDRHKIAKPVETLVTTAKEDGSWWSNLIIPTLAAAIVTLMYRMYTTDSE; translated from the exons ATGGGCGAGAAGCAGGAGAAAAGCCCCGAAGGAGTGAAGTACTTCAGGCTGTCAGAGATCGAGGAGCAGAACTCCTTCAAGTCCACCTGGATCATCATCCACAACAAGGTCTACGACGTCACCAAGTTCCTGGACGAG CATCCCGGAGGCGAGGAGGTTCTCAGGGAGCAGGCGGGGGGCAACGCCACGGAGAGCTTCGAGGACGTCGGCCATTCCACCGACGCCAGGGAGATGGCCGCCAGCATGGTGATCGGAGAGCTGCACCCG GACGACCGACACAAGATCGCCAAGCCTGTG GAAACGCTGGTTACCACGGCGAAGGAGGACGGCAG CTGGTGGTCCAATCTGATCATCCCCACTCTGGCAGCCGCCATCGTGACTCTGATGTACCGCATGTACACCACCGACAGCGAGTGA